One part of the Sarcophilus harrisii chromosome 5, mSarHar1.11, whole genome shotgun sequence genome encodes these proteins:
- the LOC105750802 gene encoding zinc finger protein OZF-like, whose product MGPGSLGPPQEMVTFKDVAVHFTQEEWRLLDPSQKELYKEVMVETAQNLLSLGLPVPSEEVISYFEQREASWMLDSEGLRSCSPGKLRLKMKETTAKLSLFVVDTHKQRFMSDSPCDFTWREICSTHKRIQLRERHYECNQCGKGFIKKENLIVHQRIHNGEKPYECNHCGKSFREKGNLIVHQRIHTGEKPYECNHCGKAFKDRGTLSTHQRIHTGEKPYECNRCEKAFRQMRAFIDHQRIHTGEKPYECNWCRKAFRHKQSLNVHQTIHTGQKRYVCNQCSKDFSQRKALIEHQRNHTGETPYECNQCGKAFKVRGTLRKHQRIHTGQKPYECTQCGKAFREKIALIGHQSIHTGEKPYACNQCGKTYGHKRSLIEHQRIHTGQVPYECNQCGKVFRYKQSLTVHQRIHTGEKPYECTQCGKVFRQKLALIGHQSSHTGEKPYECNQCGKSYRHKNSLTVHQKIHIGKNCGKDFSQRKSLADIRETS is encoded by the exons GAGATGGTGACCTTCAAGGACGTGGCTGTGCACTTCACTCAGGAGGAGTGGAGGCTCTTGGACCCCTCTCAGAAGGAGCTGTACAAGGAGGTCATGGTGGAGACTGCTCAGAACCTGCTCTCTCTGG GGCTTCCAGTTCCCAGCGAAGAGGTGATCTCTTATTTTGAGCAAAGGGAAGCATCCTGGATGCTGGACTCAGAAGGCCTGAGGAGCTGCTCTCCAG gaaagcTCAGacttaaaatgaaagaaactaCTGCAAAGTTAAGCCTTTTTGTGGTAGACACTCACAAGCAAAGATTCATGAGTGACAGTCCTTGTGACTTTACTTGGAGAGAAATCTGTTCAACTCATAAGAGAATCCAGCTTCGAGAAAGAcattatgaatgtaaccaatgtggaaaaggttttataaaaaaggaaaatcttattgtacatcaaagaatccacaatggagagaaaccttatgaatgtaaccactGTGGAAAGTCTTTTAGAGAAAAGGGCAATCTTATTGTACATCAGaggattcacactggagagaaaccttatgaatgtaatcactgtggaaaggcttttaaagATAGAGGAACTCTTAGtacacatcagagaatccacacaggagagaaaccttatgaatgtaaccggTGTGAAAAGGCTTTTAGACAAATGAGAGCTTTTATTgatcatcagagaatccacactggagagaaaccttatgaatgtaactgGTGTAGAAAGGCTTTTAGACATAAGCAAAGTCTTAATGTACATCAGACAATCCACACTGGACAGAAGCGATATGTATGTAACCAATGTAGCAAGGATTTTAGTCAAAGGAAAGCTCTGATTGAACATCAGAGAAACCACACTGGAGAGacaccttatgaatgtaaccaatgtggaaaggcttttaaagTTAGAGGAACTCTTAGGAAACATCAGCGAATCCACACTGGacagaaaccttatgaatgtacccaatgtggaaaggcttttagagaaaAGATAGCTCTTATTGGACATCAAAgtatccacactggagagaaaccttatgcatgtaatcagtgtggaaagacttaTGGACATAAGAGAAGTCTTATTgagcatcagagaatccacactggacaggtaccttatgaatgtaaccaatgtggaaaagtTTTTAGATATAAGCAAagtcttactgtacatcagagaatccacactggagagaaaccttatgaatgtaccCAATGTGGAAAGGTTTTTAGACAAAAGTTAGCTCTTATTGGACATCAGAGTtcccacactggagagaaaccttatgaatgcaaCCAGTGTGGAAAGAGTTACAGACATAAAAACagtcttactgtacatcagaaaatccacattGGAAAGAATTGTGGCAAGGATTTTAGTCAAAGGAAATCCCTTGCTGATATCAGAGAAACCtcatga